In a genomic window of Anomalospiza imberbis isolate Cuckoo-Finch-1a 21T00152 chromosome 5, ASM3175350v1, whole genome shotgun sequence:
- the FGF6 gene encoding fibroblast growth factor 6, with translation MATAQRLLITMSCDASAHRTLPAFLLLGLLAGIAATHPVVSRTNGTLLERGWQSLLSRSMAGMSGEKADVNWESDYLLGIKRQRRLYCNVGIGFHLQILPDGRISGVHNENQYSLFEISTVERGVVSLLGVKSALFIAMNSKGRLYGTAVFQDECKFKETLLPNNYNAYESNVHRGAYIALSKHGRVKRGNKVSPAMTVTHFLPRI, from the exons ATGGCCACGGCACAAAGACTTCTCATCACTATGTCCTGCGACGCCAGCGCTCACCGGACGTTGCCTGCGTTCCTTCTCCTGGGTTTGCTAGCCGGGATTGCTGCCACACACCCAGTTGTAAGCAGAACTAATGGCACATTGCTGGAGAGAGGATGGCAATCTCTGCTGTCCAGGTCCATGGCTGGGATGTCAGGGGAGAAGGCAGATGTGAACTGGGAGAGTGACTATTTGCTAGGAATCAAGAGGCAGCGGAGGCTTTACTGCAACGTGGGCATCGGGTTTCACCTTCAAATCCTCCCAGACGGAAGGATAAGCGGAGTTCACAATGAAAACCAATACA GTCTCTTTGAAATATCCACTGTAGAAAGAGGTGTTGTAAGTCTGCTTGGTGTGAAAAGTGCTCTCTTCATTGCAATGAACAGCAAAGGCAGGTTGTACGGAACA GCTGTTTTCCAAGATGAGTGCAAATTCAAGGAAACCTTGCTGCCCAATAACTACAACGCATATGAATCCAATGTTCACCGCGGTGCTTACATAGCCCTGAGCAAACATGGCAGGGTGAAGAGAGGGAACAAGGTTTCTCCTGCCATGACAGTGACCCACTTCTTACCAAGAATATGA